GGGTTCAGCCGGGAGGAGCCCTACCGGATCGCCCGCGTGCGGGCGGTCGAGGAGGATCAGGCCTGGAGCGCTTCCAGCGGCGTGGAGGGGGAGGTCGCCGAGCTGCTCGCGCTGTTCCGGCGCGTACGGCTCGGCGAGAGCGCGGCGGTGGATCTCACGGAGATGTACGGCCCGCACGTGAGCCCCGAGGCGGTCCTCAACATGATCGCGATGAACCTGAACGTGGAGGCGAACGTGAAGCAGGAGCTTCTCGAGCTGGACTCGCTGCGATCGCGCTTCCGCTCCATCGTGCGCTACCTGCGCGACTCGGCCGCGAAGCAGGACCTGCTCGACCGGGTTCGCCACCTGTATCCCGGCGACTCCCGGCGGAACTGACCATGGCCCCTCGAGCCGCTTCGCCGCCGCGGGACGTGGATCTCCTGATCCGCCGTCTCGAAGCCGCGCATCCCGACGCCGCGTGCGCGCTCACGCACACGAACCCCTTCCAGCTTCTCGTCGCCACGATCCTCTCCGCGCAGTGCACCGACGCGCGCGTGAACCAGGTGACCCCGGCGCTGTTCGCGCGCTTTCCGGACGCCGGCGCGATGAGCCAGGCCTCGCAGGAGGAGCTGGAAGCGCTGATCCGCACCACCGGGTTCTTCCGGAACAAGTCGAAGTCGATCCGCGGCGCTTCGCGGAGGCTGGTGGATGCGTTCGCCGGCATCGTGCCCCGCAGCATGGACGAGCTCCTCTCCCTGCCCGGCGTGGCGCGGAAGACCGCGAACGTCGTGCTCGGCGTGGGGCACGGCATCGCCGAGGGGGTGGTCGTGGATACGCACGTGTATCGCGTGTCGCGCCGCCTGGGCCTGACGCGGGGGAAGGGACCGGTCGACGTCGAGCGGGACCTCATGAAGACGATCCCGCGCGACAAGTGGATCGAGTTCGCGCATCTCTTGATTTTCCACGGCCGCCGCGTCTGCGTGGCGCGCAAGCCGCGGTGCGAGGCGTGCGCGGTGCTCGACCTGTGCCCGAGCGGGCCGTACTACCTGGCGGGGAAGGTCCCGCCGTGGGATCGGAGTGCCGACGTCGGGGAGGAGAAGGTGGAGCGCGAGACGAAGGCCGTACCCAAGCAAGGCTCGAGACGCGTGGCCACGGCGGCGGCGGTGAAGAAACGGGGCAAATCCACGGCGCCGCGCGCGGCGAAGAAGAAGAGCCCCGCGCTCCGGAAGTCCACGGCGCCCCGTGCGCGCCGGAGGGCCTCGTGAACCCCGGGGCCGGGCTGCCCGGGGCCGTCGCGCCCGACTTCGACGTCCGCCTGCTGGGAGGCGGCTACCAGGAGCTGCGCGACCTGGTGCAGCCCGGCGGCGGCATCGTCATCTTCTTCAAGACGGAGTGCGAGACCAGCGCG
This window of the Candidatus Binatia bacterium genome carries:
- the nth gene encoding endonuclease III encodes the protein MAPRAASPPRDVDLLIRRLEAAHPDAACALTHTNPFQLLVATILSAQCTDARVNQVTPALFARFPDAGAMSQASQEELEALIRTTGFFRNKSKSIRGASRRLVDAFAGIVPRSMDELLSLPGVARKTANVVLGVGHGIAEGVVVDTHVYRVSRRLGLTRGKGPVDVERDLMKTIPRDKWIEFAHLLIFHGRRVCVARKPRCEACAVLDLCPSGPYYLAGKVPPWDRSADVGEEKVERETKAVPKQGSRRVATAAAVKKRGKSTAPRAAKKKSPALRKSTAPRARRRAS
- a CDS encoding LON peptidase substrate-binding domain-containing protein, giving the protein MAERFELQPLFPLPNVVLFPKAILPLHIFEPRYRTMMADALQGGQTICMALLRPGWEADYYGAPAVYGVGCVGRVVQHQRLEDGRYNIALHGESKVAIEGFSREEPYRIARVRAVEEDQAWSASSGVEGEVAELLALFRRVRLGESAAVDLTEMYGPHVSPEAVLNMIAMNLNVEANVKQELLELDSLRSRFRSIVRYLRDSAAKQDLLDRVRHLYPGDSRRN